The Pseudomonas sp. FP2309 genome has a window encoding:
- the rfaP gene encoding lipopolysaccharide core heptose(I) kinase RfaP — MKLMLAEPFKTLWAGRDAFAAVEGLEGEVYRELEARRTLRTEVDGRGYFVKIHRGIGWGEIVKNLVTAKLPVLGAGQEWLAIQRLQQLGVPTMTAVAYGERGSNPADQHSFIITEELAPTVSLEDFSIDWLKQAPEPRLKRALIAEVARMTGMMHRGGVNHRDCYICHFLLHTDTPVTADNFKLSVIDLHRAQTRDKISLRWRNKDLAALYFSALDIGLTRRDKLRFLKSYFQQPLRQILAQEAALLQWLQGKADKLYARKQRYGDAL, encoded by the coding sequence ATGAAGTTGATGCTTGCCGAACCGTTCAAGACCCTCTGGGCCGGGCGTGATGCGTTCGCCGCCGTCGAGGGGCTGGAAGGCGAGGTGTACCGTGAACTCGAAGCGCGTCGCACCTTGCGTACCGAGGTGGACGGCCGTGGCTATTTTGTGAAGATCCATCGTGGCATTGGCTGGGGGGAGATCGTCAAAAACCTGGTCACCGCCAAGCTGCCGGTGCTCGGCGCGGGCCAGGAATGGCTGGCGATCCAGCGCTTGCAGCAATTGGGCGTGCCGACCATGACGGCGGTGGCCTATGGCGAGCGCGGCAGTAACCCGGCGGACCAGCACTCGTTCATCATTACCGAAGAACTGGCGCCCACGGTGAGCCTGGAAGATTTCAGCATCGACTGGCTCAAGCAGGCGCCCGAGCCGCGCCTCAAGCGCGCGTTGATCGCCGAAGTGGCGCGCATGACCGGCATGATGCACCGTGGCGGAGTCAATCACCGTGACTGCTACATCTGCCACTTCCTGCTGCATACCGACACACCGGTGACGGCCGACAATTTCAAGCTGTCGGTGATCGACCTGCACCGCGCCCAGACCCGCGACAAGATCAGCCTGCGCTGGCGCAACAAGGACCTGGCGGCCCTTTATTTCTCGGCGCTGGACATTGGCCTGACCCGTCGCGACAAGCTGCGCTTCCTCAAAAGCTATTTCCAACAGCCGCTGCGCCAGATCCTCGCCCAGGAGGCCGCGTTGCTGCAGTGGCTGCAAGGCAAGGCCGACAAGCTTTACGCACGTAAACAGCGATACGGGGATGCGCTCTGA
- a CDS encoding lipopolysaccharide kinase InaA family protein, protein MAGWNLEPAYSTLADDFGSLEAVFALQGERLTRDPLSEVIRVERGGVNYYVKRYVGAGKGLRRYLGKPRVKSEWQNLKRFAKWGIPTADVVAWGLERNGLAYDRGAMITRELPRTEDLSVLAERHDARLRDPKWVNVISRQLAEYTRTMHDHRFTHNDLKWRNLLVDDQSTLYLIDCPNGDFWRGFWLKYRITKDLACLDKVAKYHLSATQRLRFYMQYRGCRHLSESDKRRIRHVVKFFEGRE, encoded by the coding sequence ATGGCGGGCTGGAACCTTGAACCGGCCTACTCCACCCTGGCGGATGATTTTGGAAGCCTCGAAGCGGTGTTCGCCCTGCAAGGCGAGCGGCTGACCCGCGACCCGTTGTCGGAAGTGATCCGGGTCGAGCGCGGTGGGGTCAACTATTACGTCAAGCGCTACGTCGGTGCCGGCAAGGGCCTGCGGCGCTACCTGGGCAAGCCGCGGGTCAAGTCCGAATGGCAGAACCTCAAGCGCTTTGCCAAGTGGGGCATCCCGACTGCCGACGTAGTGGCCTGGGGCCTGGAACGCAATGGCCTGGCCTACGACCGTGGTGCGATGATCACTCGCGAGCTGCCACGCACCGAAGACCTCTCGGTATTGGCCGAGCGTCACGATGCGCGCCTGCGTGACCCCAAGTGGGTCAACGTGATCAGTCGTCAGCTCGCCGAATACACGCGCACGATGCACGATCATCGCTTTACCCATAACGATTTGAAGTGGCGCAACCTGCTGGTCGATGACCAGTCGACCCTGTACCTGATCGACTGCCCCAACGGCGATTTCTGGCGTGGCTTCTGGCTCAAGTACCGCATCACCAAGGACCTGGCCTGCCTGGACAAGGTGGCCAAGTATCATCTGTCGGCCACCCAGCGCCTGCGTTTCTACATGCAGTACCGTGGATGCCGGCACCTGAGTGAGTCGGACAAGCGGCGTATTCGCCACGTAGTGAAGTTTTTCGAGGGGCGTGAATGA